In the genome of Ziziphus jujuba cultivar Dongzao chromosome 10, ASM3175591v1, the window atagaaGGGCAAGGTTGATATTTACTTGGCCCGGATCTGAATTTTCAAAAAGTcagttttcttaattaaaaattaaagaaataaaactcAGTTTTCGTTTCATCTGATCATTCTAACTCAAAAGTTTCATCCTTTCAAACGAACCGTCGTGATTCGAACCATCAACGACGGCCATCTGGTCCAGGTCTGGAGGCTGACGTCTACCTTCGGCTGCCTTCTGACGGTGACAAATCCCTTCGCCTGCGCTTGGCGGTAAGTTTCTGATCTCTCTGGaatctcttttttctatttcgGTTCCATCCCTCTCTTCCTTTCTCAATCTCTGTGTCTCTTCTCCGAGCTCAGTGtttttgttataatatatatatatatatatatattataaatttttgaagcAAAATTGAATCTTGAGCCCAACTGTGAGAATCGTCccgtctttttattttttaattcaagttttttttttttcttatcgtACAGATTCTACAGAACACGTAATTGTATATCCCTGTTACGGCAGCAAAAGACACTTTGTTGCATTAGACTTGTCCAACCAAATTAAGGCCAAGTATAAACTGGCTGATATACATATACCAGCTGCGGTGGACTGGTTATGGAGAATTTGAGGGAGGATTTGTTGGTGGAGATATTGGTTAGAACATCGGAGAAAGATTTGGTGAGATGTAAGTGCGTGTGCAAGTTATGGCACCGCATAATTTCAAAAGAAGCAAATTTGTTGCTGAGGAGGTTTTGGCCTAATTCCCCCATTTCTGGTATCTACTTCCGGACTCTGTTGCTGCCCAAACGTTCTCAATTCACCCGACCATGTTGTAGTCGTTCTGAAAGACTGTCATACATTGATTTTCTTATTCAGTTTTCCGATGTCACCGATATCAATTTCGTATCTTTGGCTCCTGAAACAGAGCCAGAGCGAATTCAGCCGTCTTGGATTCTCATCGACTACTGCAATGGCTTAGAGCTTCTGTTCGACTCAAGCTTTTGGCAATACGTTGTTTTCAATCCCACCACAAAACAACAATCCTACATTCCTAAAGCATTTGAACACTCCAAAAAGTTTCACTTTTTGGTAGCTTTAGCTTTTGATCCTATAGAATCCCTTCATTACAGAGTCGTTCGGATGAGTGATGCCAAGCCCATAGGCAAATATGAACAAATTGGTCCCAATGCCTCACTTGTTCTAGACGTGTTTTCTTCTGAAACTGGACACTGGGTTCGACATCGTCTTCAACTGGGTACCATTTTCACACGTAATTCCGTGTTGTTTTGGAGGCATTTCACTTACATCCGTGGAGTGTTGTATTGGATGGTAAGCTCATCCAATATTTTGTGCATTGACTTTAATAATCTTGCCAAAACGCCTACCCGTCTCCTTCACGTCCCTTATCGGGAGAAAGCTGTATTATCTCGTGTGAATAATTCAGAGTCAGAGGTTAACTCCGCTGATATGTGTAAAATTGGATGTCTTGGGGTGTCAATGAACCACCTTTATCATTGTAGACGTATAAGTAAGTTGGGTGCTTTCTGTGTTTGGTTTTATGTTGATGATGGCAATAGCAATGGCCCTGGCGAATGGGTTCTCAAATTTAGTGTTTCCTACCGTTATCTGCAAGACATTATTTTCGATTATCTTTCACTTCGCCGTAAAATATGGATTGAACCCATTGCTGTTAGCCCAACTGCTGATGTCTTGTTCATTGGAACTAAAGACTGGATCTTAAGCTATcattttgaaagcaaaaaactTCAATTGGTGTATGGCGGAGCACCTAATAGAGGTGTTGATTGCTATTTCTTCCCTCTCTCTATGTTGCGCAAGTGCACTTGCCTAGTACAATTTTATAAGTTGGGCGAGGGGACTGCTGTATCTACTCCACTGTAAGTAGCCTGTTTCTTAAACTCATGTTGCTTTTACTGCTTGatgcttttgtttttcatgtgAAAATGCTACTTTCGCATCTCATGGTTATTTACTTAAGTTGTAAAGCTTCTAGTTCAATTATGATCCCTAACGCATACATCATACCAAATGAAGGTCAACATCTTTATAAAgattttccatttaattttatgaCTTATAGAAGTTTCTTGTTGAGGTTGATGCTTTATgataaagataaaagaaaaatgtccCTTTGTTTGAACTCAGGTAGTCATTTTGTTTTGAAGTTGGATTAGAGTTGAAACCTGTACGTTGTTATTCAGATTAAATGCTAATTAACTTGCACTTTTACAATGAAGTTTGGGTTTCTACAACATGTGAATCCCTTGTCAGAATGGACTAGCTCTATATGTTTGTTAAAAAGTTGCTAATGGTGGTACATTAAAAGAACCCTCTTCATGACCTTGTTTTCTAGGTCAGACTTTAGTTGAGCTGAAAAATTATTTCACTCTTCTAACTAAGCTTTGGTTGGGGAAGTTTGCCATTGTCTGGTGCCAATAGGCCAAAGTATAGGTGCATAGCAAGGATTTAAAGGGTAATGGAGTTCACTTGTGTTGGGGACAGTAAAAGGAATAGCTGGAAGTTATAATGGTTGACTTTACGTGGAAGTGGCTATGGTCCAAACTCTATCCTTAATTGTTTTCCTGTGGATAGAGCTAGCTTAGCTTTACATGGCTATATACATTTCTGAAATCTTATTTCTTTGAAAGTAAATGTTAATGCCCCACATCTTCAGTCAACATTGATGTTTATGATTTggtctccattttttttttccttgatcaTTGGGATGCATTGAACCGTGGGTCTCTAACCATTGGAGAGGTGGAACTGTCACTAAGCTATCCCCTCAAGGGCGATTTGGGTCTCTTTGAAAAGTTGAAACTAATACATTATTATTCAGATCAGACTGCTAATTAAGTCGCATTGAACTTTGGGTTTCTAGAACATGTGTGTCCCTTGTCACATTGTGTTAGCTCTATATGTTTGTTAGAAAGTTGCTGCCGATGGTACATTCCTCTTCATGATCCTGTTTTCTTTGGTCAGGAATCTAGTTGTGCTGAAAGATTATTTCGCTCTTTTAACTAAGCTTTGGTTGGGGAAGTTTGCTATTGCTGTGGTGTTAAGAGGCCAAAATATAGGTGCCTAGTGAGGATTTAAAGGGAAATGGTGTTCGCTTGTGCTGGGGACGGTAAAAGGAATAGCTGGGAGTTGTTGTCATGTTTTGTTATCGGTTATAATAGTTGAATTTACTTTGGTGCGGTTATTATCAAAACTCTTTGCTTAATTGTTTTTCTGTGGATAGGACAAACTTAGCTTTTGCTATGAATTCTTATCCAGAGGAAGTATTTAATTTCAGAATTGGTAAATTTTTACCTGGTTTATCCTTTTGACTTAGAGGATTTGTGTAAGAGGATAATGGAGAGTCTGGAGACTAGAGCTTGCTGTAAAGTTTTACGTTGTGTGgaagaaaaagagataaaaaaaatagtatcaaAATATGTCCAGTTGTgcaataatatttcatttgaatcTTGGATGAAATAGATATTGCTTGAAGGAGTTCTAATTATGACTAAGCTTGCACTAAATGCTTCAAATGCTAGCTGAAGGCGAAGATAACCTATATATGCAGTTATAGAAGCATGTATGCTAAATGGTTTCAGGTGTGTTCTATATGATTGACATGAATTTGAACAACAATTTAGGTATATGGATAGTAAGGTAAGTGGCTAGAATATTTTACCCTTAGCCATGATGGTAGGTATTGGGAATTTATTTTGGTCATCGTGTGAttgattaatttagtttatttattttgctctaataaattttaaaataccgaAACAATAAagtagaagaaaaaggaaaattggtgTTGTGGATTGCAAAGTTGTGTTctcttttcttaatttctttgatGTACTGTTCTTTCACTTTCTTAATTTGTTTCGTTTTTGCCCTATTAAACAGAACAATGGCTTCTGATAGTGGGGAGATTTTAAGTCTGGATGCACATGATTTACATGATGATAAATAGTGAAGTTCAGTGGGTAGAGAAGGCTggcaacatttttattttactatttattgtaTTCTgccttttgttattattattattattactattatggtttttaatatttattaatggtTTAGGTATACTTATGTAAGAGGTTGCTTGCTTCTTTTGGTGTATAAAACACACcttttttagcccaaaaaaaaaaaaaatatatatatatatatattttaagagatTGTTAACTTATTTATAAGGTCATTGCATTATTTTACTAAATCCTTAGTATGGAaggattttttttaactattaatattattcgaTATCTGTATTTTTGTGCCATTACCATTCCATGTCATGTGGAAAATACAACATTATACGATAGTAATTATAATAACTATATTAAACATTATATTTGGACTTTTTATAGTTGTCACAGACGATCCTTAGCAGATTTTGTACACGCATACAAGATTTATGCTTTGACAAAATCACATGTTAGTGTTTGTAAACAATTCTGGTAAGattattatttgcttaaaaaaaattctggtaagattattatttatataacccAAAAAGCTGGCAAATCTGTTTGTCAACAAATCCACCCAGAAGGTCAGAGTCTATCAAAACATCATCAAAAAGTTCAACCTGCAATTTGGAGGCCATTTACAAGTGAAGCATTGCTTGATGATCATCCTAATCATGATGGTGATGCTCCAATTTGGAGGCCATTAACAAGTGGAGCATAAATTTGAATtagattcctttttttttttgataaatttgaatGAGATTTTTCAAAGCACCTTTTTTGGTACTACTATTATGCAATCAATTCTGAATCTCCATCAACacattctttctcttttctttttttcttctctcctgTTTTTTTAGTAAAATCAAACACtgttctctttcttcttcaaatCAGCGTCCGTTGGACCTTGTGCACGTAAGCAcgtcaaaatataatatatataatctgggatttaaaatttaaaaaagattaaatttaaatttaatcacaatattaaaattttatttagaaaaaataaatatattagaatttaataattaataaatataattttatatttcagttTTAGTATAATTTAAAAGCTGCTAATGAAGAGTCTTATCTTTgtcatgtgtgtgtgtgtgtgtgtaatttatttggtaaaaataatttcatatattaaaatcaatcatttaggtttttttttttttttttctttgtcattAATAGTTTTCTCTGTATCAAATCAACTTAGTGGATGGGGTCATTCATTTGGTATCTTATAATGGACCAACCAAGAAcatcaaaattaataagaaaaaaaaaacatatccaAATGCACTTTGTGAAAccaaatactaaaaaataatttttaaaaaatgaaaaaaaaaatgatcctgGATTTCTCaatgttttgtttatttgcctCGAACAAGTGATTTGATCTTGACGTTattatttatcctttcttcaaTATCTAATGtcattattttaatatctatCAAAGTATCTTTAGAAAATGACGTCAGCAATAtgtaaaatccaaaaaaaaaaaaaaagcaatatataaaattcaaacaaatataatcagcaaaaatatgaaaaaaaaacccaaaaaaaaaaaaataaagggattGAGATTTAATCAAGCTTTTGTTATTCAGACATTTGGAAGagattgtattttaattatatagaatgtaaaaaatatttacctaaaaGAACTAGAATGTCAAAATTATcaattagttttttaaatacaaCAAATCTATGTCACCTAAactttgtttctattttgaagGTAAGTGTAATTGTATAGCATTGATTTTGGCTCAATGGGGACCAATTCAATCCCCATTTAATGTTTTGTGGAAATTGAATTTGGACCCACAAAATTAGAGTTGCGCCACTGGCTCACAGGATAATAGTACGATACGAAGGGAAGGAAATTCATAAATCAGAAATTATCTAAAGCTACTTTTGAACGAGTAAATATAGAAGTTTGTCTAGGATTTCCTTTTCAGGATTAACCTGTATATTACAATCCTCATCTATCATTAGGCCATGTTCATTCCGAGTCCACATCTCTTTCAGATTATCCAATAAGATCAAAACTTACCTCTACATACTTGTTTTAGGATGCCTTGGAACGAATGcttgttaataactttttgtcGCAATTAGTCGGATGGTTTTTTATACCTCTAAGAAGAGCATAAACGTTGGTGGCAATAATTTTAACAAGATGAAACAAACCAATAGAAAAGGTTTATAGATGGCAGCGATGAACACAATGTGAAACTTGAGATGTAGAATGATATACAAGATATATGCAACCTAAGTTCTCAATCTTAATTGTTTATACTGATATTTGAATTGCTACTTTGCAGAGCTTCATTTATGCAGCATTTTTTAATGTGGCATTTATTTCCTTGCAGTGGTTGAAATTGCTCGAGAAACAAAATCAGTTTTGCAGCCCCAAGGGATATGGGTCAGGAAAAGAAATTTCTTCCACCGCTGTTGCTTTTCTTCTGTTCCAAGTATATTGCAAGGGATGAGAATTTCCAGGCTGATTGCTGACAGCAAATCGTATACTTTGACAATGAATGAATTTTACTGCTGGTCGTCTCACCACGTACGCAACAAGGGCCTCTCGACAGATTCCATAGTTACTGATTGAACTCCAAAAATCAGTGCTCTGGATTCTGAAATTAGAAGAGTAAAAACAGGGATTTGGATGCTCAATGTTCTGGAGATGGTGGGGAAGACAAGATGTAGCTGGAAAGGAAAACTTGGATTTATAACAAGTTTGACTATGCGTTTTTTCTATGAATTATGCTATGGCTaggaataaataaatgtatcaaatctaaaatttCATTTGTATCGTATACAAGCATTTAAAATTTGGCTTTATAGTGTAGTGGTTAGGAAAGAGCCGCCAATGCTAATTGCTTTGGACTTAATTCACCATGAACACACCCGTAAGTAAATCTATTTCACTGCAAAATAACTGGAAAATTACATCAAAAGTTGGAAGTCAATGAAAACAGGATCCACAGCTAGACTACTTCCAAATTGAACCAATTTATC includes:
- the LOC107412490 gene encoding uncharacterized protein LOC107412490 isoform X1, with the translated sequence MENLREDLLVEILVRTSEKDLVRCKCVCKLWHRIISKEANLLLRRFWPNSPISGIYFRTLLLPKRSQFTRPCCSRSERLSYIDFLIQFSDVTDINFVSLAPETEPERIQPSWILIDYCNGLELLFDSSFWQYVVFNPTTKQQSYIPKAFEHSKKFHFLVALAFDPIESLHYRVVRMSDAKPIGKYEQIGPNASLVLDVFSSETGHWVRHRLQLGTIFTRNSVLFWRHFTYIRGVLYWMVSSSNILCIDFNNLAKTPTRLLHVPYREKAVLSRVNNSESEVNSADMCKIGCLGVSMNHLYHCRRISKLGAFCVWFYVDDGNSNGPGEWVLKFSVSYRYLQDIIFDYLSLRRKIWIEPIAVSPTADVLFIGTKDWILSYHFESKKLQLVYGGAPNRGVDCYFFPLSMLRKCTCLVQFYKLGEGTAVSTPLNLVVLKDYFALLTKLWLGKFAIAVVLRGQNIGA
- the LOC107412490 gene encoding uncharacterized protein LOC107412490 isoform X2; this translates as MENLREDLLVEILVRTSEKDLVRCKCVCKLWHRIISKEANLLLRRFWPNSPISGIYFRTLLLPKRSQFTRPCCSRSERLSYIDFLIQFSDVTDINFVSLAPETEPERIQPSWILIDYCNGLELLFDSSFWQYVVFNPTTKQQSYIPKAFEHSKKFHFLVALAFDPIESLHYRVVRMSDAKPIGKYEQIGPNASLVLDVFSSETGHWVRHRLQLGTIFTRNSVLFWRHFTYIRGVLYWMVSSSNILCIDFNNLAKTPTRLLHVPYREKAVLSRVNNSESEVNSADMCKIGCLGVSMNHLYHCRRISKLGAFCVWFYVDDGNSNGPGEWVLKFSVSYRYLQDIIFDYLSLRRKIWIEPIAVSPTADVLFIGTKDWILSYHFESKKLQLVYGGAPNRGVDCYFFPLSMLRKCTCLVQFYKLGEGTAVSTPLTMASDSGEILSLDAHDLHDDK